In a single window of the Flavobacterium sp. W4I14 genome:
- a CDS encoding SSS family solute:Na+ symporter (product_source=KO:K03307; cog=COG0591; ko=KO:K03307; pfam=PF00474; tigrfam=TIGR00813; transmembrane_helix_parts=Outside_1_9,TMhelix_10_32,Inside_33_52,TMhelix_53_75,Outside_76_84,TMhelix_85_107,Inside_108_126,TMhelix_127_148,Outside_149_157,TMhelix_158_180,Inside_181_192,TMhelix_193_215,Outside_216_234,TMhelix_235_252,Inside_253_272,TMhelix_273_295,Outside_296_326,TMhelix_327_349,Inside_350_369,TMhelix_370_389,Outside_390_403,TMhelix_404_423,Inside_424_429,TMhelix_430_452,Outside_453_461,TMhelix_462_484,Inside_485_504,TMhelix_505_527,Outside_528_529), producing the protein MGNIVERLTSLDYFIVIAYLIILIIIGYRASFSKKKNNDETLFLANKSLNWSSIGFNMWGTNVGPSMLLAFASIGYSTGIVAVNFDWYAFIFLFLLAIVFAPKYLAAKVSTMPEFMGNRYGDSTQNILAWYALVKILISWLSLGLFAGGFLVRQILGIPMWQSVTVLVAFAGLFTFFGGLKAIAKVNVFQMILLIAVSLSLMLLGLNKVGGLSALYQKTPHHFWNLIQPASDPKYPWYAILLGYPVAAVAFFCTDQSMVQSVLGAKNLKQGQLGVSFIGWLKILSLPLFIGTGILCYVLFPGLKDPNEAYMTMVTNLFPPGMNGLVIVVLIAVLVGTIGSSLNSLSTVFTMDIYVKKINPQASNKQIIRIGRWAVVAGCIFAVVVVLAIDNIKGLNLFDVFQSVLGFIAPPLSVVFLLTVFWKRTTRKAVNFTLSIGSILSLGVGVTYLWILPSDKYTFWPHYLMLSFFIFAGLMIIAILISLLDRSPSIYTVNEEHQANIEKPARAVWISWIALAIVMVALYLFFNGH; encoded by the coding sequence ATGGGAAACATTGTAGAACGATTAACCAGTTTAGATTACTTTATCGTAATTGCTTACCTCATTATCCTGATCATCATTGGTTATCGGGCCAGTTTTTCTAAAAAGAAGAACAATGATGAAACCTTATTTTTGGCCAATAAATCATTAAACTGGAGCAGCATCGGTTTCAATATGTGGGGTACCAATGTTGGTCCGTCGATGCTATTGGCTTTTGCCAGTATTGGCTATAGCACCGGTATCGTAGCCGTTAATTTCGATTGGTATGCCTTTATCTTTTTATTCTTACTGGCCATTGTTTTCGCTCCAAAATACCTTGCCGCCAAAGTGAGTACCATGCCCGAGTTTATGGGCAACCGTTATGGCGATTCTACGCAAAACATCCTTGCTTGGTATGCGCTGGTTAAGATTTTAATTTCATGGTTATCGCTCGGGTTGTTTGCAGGAGGCTTTTTGGTCCGCCAGATTTTAGGCATACCCATGTGGCAATCGGTTACTGTATTGGTTGCTTTTGCCGGACTGTTTACCTTTTTTGGCGGTTTAAAAGCCATTGCAAAAGTGAACGTATTCCAAATGATTTTATTGATTGCCGTTTCATTATCGCTCATGCTTTTGGGACTGAATAAAGTTGGTGGACTTTCTGCTTTATATCAAAAAACACCACATCATTTCTGGAATTTAATCCAACCCGCCAGCGATCCAAAATATCCATGGTATGCCATTTTATTAGGTTATCCGGTTGCAGCTGTGGCCTTTTTCTGTACCGATCAATCGATGGTTCAATCGGTCCTGGGTGCTAAAAACTTAAAACAAGGACAGCTGGGTGTGAGTTTTATCGGCTGGCTAAAAATCCTTTCCCTGCCATTATTTATTGGAACAGGAATCCTTTGTTATGTACTTTTTCCTGGTTTAAAAGATCCGAACGAAGCTTATATGACCATGGTAACCAATTTATTCCCACCTGGTATGAATGGCCTGGTAATCGTTGTGCTGATTGCAGTTTTAGTGGGTACAATTGGCTCTTCTTTAAATTCATTAAGCACCGTTTTTACGATGGATATTTATGTAAAGAAAATTAATCCGCAGGCAAGTAATAAACAGATTATCCGCATTGGCCGATGGGCAGTTGTTGCAGGGTGTATTTTTGCAGTTGTAGTGGTTTTAGCCATTGATAACATCAAAGGATTGAATTTATTCGATGTTTTTCAATCGGTTTTGGGCTTTATTGCGCCGCCGCTGTCGGTCGTGTTTTTACTCACCGTTTTCTGGAAAAGAACCACAAGAAAAGCCGTTAATTTTACACTTTCAATCGGCTCAATTTTAAGCTTGGGTGTTGGTGTAACTTATTTATGGATTTTACCATCGGATAAATACACTTTCTGGCCGCACTATCTAATGCTTTCGTTTTTCATTTTTGCAGGATTAATGATCATCGCGATTTTGATTTCTTTACTGGATAGATCACCAAGCATTTACACGGTTAATGAAGAACACCAGGCCAATATAGAAAAGCCAGCAAGAGCAGTTTGGATTTCGTGGATTGCGCTTGCAATCGTAATGGTTGCACTTTACCTTTTCTTTAATGGGCATTAA
- a CDS encoding putative dehydrogenase (product_source=COG0673; cath_funfam=3.40.50.720; cog=COG0673; pfam=PF01408,PF02894; superfamily=51735), with translation MLRLGILGLGEGRSTISASLASKKFKLIQICDANKKLCEERALEFDFQNWTTNYEDMLTSDKIDMIAIYTPDHLHFEHIKLALEHGKHVVCTKPFIDDLGQANELLELAKKSRRKIFVGQSSRFFEPAMRQKKDFDAGLIGELITIESHYHADHRWFLEKGWSLKQSFKWLYGGLSHPVDFIRWYMPDIEEVMGYGMLSNNGLKAGLKNQDTMHFIFKAKDGRIARVSGAYTGPTQPASRDSGMSCILRGTEGASQADYHELRYSVTTKTGEEKIITWGDSTLKHYFRFEGQSHHAGEYQNYLEYFADSINNNFTAYPDLKEGIGTVALLQAMDQSLATGLPVKVDEILKANQITRESIGL, from the coding sequence ATGTTAAGATTAGGGATTTTAGGTTTAGGAGAAGGAAGAAGCACCATTTCCGCATCATTGGCAAGCAAAAAGTTTAAGCTTATCCAGATTTGCGATGCCAATAAAAAGCTTTGCGAAGAACGGGCTTTAGAATTTGATTTTCAAAACTGGACAACCAATTACGAGGATATGTTAACCAGCGACAAAATCGATATGATTGCGATTTACACACCGGATCATCTGCATTTTGAGCACATTAAATTGGCGCTTGAACACGGAAAGCATGTAGTGTGTACCAAACCATTTATCGATGATTTAGGTCAAGCCAATGAGCTGTTGGAGTTAGCAAAGAAATCAAGAAGAAAGATTTTCGTAGGGCAAAGTTCTCGTTTTTTTGAGCCCGCCATGCGCCAGAAGAAAGATTTTGATGCAGGTTTAATCGGAGAACTGATCACGATCGAAAGTCATTACCATGCCGATCATCGCTGGTTTCTAGAAAAAGGTTGGTCGTTAAAACAGTCATTCAAATGGCTGTATGGCGGTTTAAGTCACCCTGTTGATTTTATCAGGTGGTACATGCCCGATATCGAAGAAGTTATGGGTTATGGCATGTTGAGTAACAACGGTTTAAAAGCCGGGCTGAAAAATCAGGATACCATGCACTTTATCTTTAAAGCAAAAGATGGCAGAATTGCGAGGGTTAGCGGTGCTTATACTGGCCCAACACAGCCTGCAAGTCGTGATAGTGGTATGAGTTGTATCCTGCGTGGAACAGAAGGCGCTAGCCAGGCAGACTACCATGAACTACGATATTCTGTTACAACCAAAACGGGCGAAGAAAAGATCATCACCTGGGGCGATTCTACTTTAAAGCACTATTTCCGTTTTGAAGGACAAAGCCATCACGCCGGAGAGTACCAGAATTATTTAGAATATTTTGCAGATAGCATCAACAATAATTTTACCGCATACCCTGATTTAAAAGAAGGCATCGGAACCGTTGCATTATTACAGGCGATGGATCAATCTCTAGCAACAGGTTTGCCAGTAAAAGTTGATGAAATTTTGAAAGCTAATCAAATTACAAGGGAATCGATAGGATTGTAA
- a CDS encoding L-rhamnose mutarotase (product_source=COG3254; cog=COG3254; pfam=PF05336,PF13229; smart=SM00710; superfamily=51126,54909; transmembrane_helix_parts=Inside_1_39,TMhelix_40_62,Outside_63_872), translating into MKYFLRKIYGFYTLTVRGDTYRVGVSMPWFVSPRTKQIKSFFSLLIFLSLLCFKVNAIDIYVSINGADANSGTKEKPLATLHCAIRKARELRRLNDVSVKGGIRIILGKGFYQLHEPVVLRPEDSGTKDSPTEIISAPSEKVILSGGILIKNWKKLNRTIAGLPKESIGKVWVADIPNLDGSDLQFRQLWVNGNKAIRAKNYNGEEMGRILSWDSEKQTCKIPLQKNISLANIKGMEMLIHQWWAIANLRVKSVKIVGNAAELSFMQPESRIQSEHPWPAPWISDKTGNSAFYLTNAIQFLNEPGEWFEDLQNHKLYYWPKASENMLNAEVIAPALENLVKIEGTIDQPVSYVNFKGISFQHSTWLRPSKQGHVPHQAGMYMLDAYKLEKAGTPDKPTLENQAWVGRPASAIEVSYANHTVFESCRFEHLASTGLDYKKGTAESEIKGNLFKDIGGSAILIGTFSDEATEVHLPYNPTDQREISTNNKIENNLITDVTNEDWGAVGIGAGYVRGIKILHNEISDVSYSGISMGWGWTKTKNAMENNTISGNKIHHYGKHMYDVAGIYTLSAQPGSFITDNVVDSIYKAPYAHLPDHWFYLYTDEGSAYFTIKNNWTPTEKYLQNANGPDNSWKSNGPKVADHIQQNAGLEKPFQYLLKEKVNYSERGANHAVDQSVVFELVFKTGNLPGNNALKTFAKENNLLPGSIYKWNNRLVIYTSSLKVESLQQTLKRLNATEIKLYDNLFYDFNREKNCGDKPVAEWDNIILSANLVKDEKLQKEYLAYHKTQFEKWPEISKGFCKAEFQRLAIFKNDRQLMLIISIPKGKSLDELNPKTTENNPKVDEWNAIMKKYQEGIEGTKPEEVWVFFKPIE; encoded by the coding sequence ATGAAATACTTTTTGAGAAAAATTTATGGTTTTTACACGCTAACTGTTCGTGGAGATACGTACCGTGTCGGTGTATCTATGCCTTGGTTCGTGTCTCCACGAACCAAACAAATTAAATCATTCTTTAGTCTGCTGATTTTTTTATCATTATTATGTTTTAAAGTTAATGCAATAGATATTTACGTATCCATAAATGGCGCTGATGCTAATTCCGGCACCAAAGAAAAACCCTTGGCCACACTTCATTGTGCCATCAGAAAAGCCCGCGAATTGAGGCGTTTGAATGATGTTTCAGTTAAAGGCGGAATCAGGATTATACTCGGCAAAGGTTTTTATCAATTGCATGAACCCGTAGTTCTTCGACCTGAAGATTCTGGCACAAAAGATAGTCCGACAGAAATTATTTCAGCGCCTAGCGAAAAAGTTATTTTGAGTGGAGGCATTCTGATAAAAAACTGGAAAAAGTTAAATCGCACCATTGCTGGTCTGCCAAAAGAATCTATAGGGAAGGTTTGGGTAGCTGATATTCCAAATTTAGACGGGAGCGACCTACAGTTCAGACAGCTATGGGTAAATGGCAATAAGGCCATACGTGCAAAAAATTATAACGGAGAAGAAATGGGGAGGATTTTATCATGGGATAGCGAAAAGCAAACCTGTAAAATTCCACTTCAAAAAAACATCAGTTTAGCCAATATCAAAGGAATGGAAATGCTGATCCACCAATGGTGGGCCATTGCAAATCTTCGTGTAAAGTCTGTTAAAATTGTAGGTAATGCTGCAGAACTTTCTTTTATGCAACCCGAAAGCAGGATCCAATCCGAGCATCCCTGGCCAGCACCATGGATTTCAGACAAAACAGGGAATTCTGCTTTTTATCTTACAAATGCCATTCAATTCTTGAACGAACCTGGCGAATGGTTCGAAGATCTGCAAAATCATAAACTTTATTATTGGCCAAAAGCATCAGAAAATATGCTAAATGCTGAAGTGATTGCTCCGGCTTTAGAAAACCTGGTTAAAATCGAAGGAACCATTGATCAACCAGTTTCTTATGTAAATTTCAAGGGTATTTCATTTCAGCACTCCACTTGGCTAAGGCCATCAAAACAAGGCCATGTACCACATCAGGCGGGCATGTATATGCTCGATGCCTATAAACTCGAAAAAGCCGGGACACCAGACAAACCTACGCTAGAAAATCAGGCTTGGGTTGGCCGTCCCGCGTCTGCAATTGAAGTAAGTTATGCCAATCACACTGTTTTCGAATCTTGCCGGTTCGAGCACTTGGCATCAACAGGTTTGGATTATAAAAAAGGAACTGCTGAGAGTGAAATCAAAGGAAATTTATTCAAAGATATTGGTGGTTCAGCCATTTTAATCGGAACTTTCTCTGATGAAGCGACTGAAGTACACCTACCATATAATCCGACAGATCAAAGAGAAATTTCGACGAACAATAAAATCGAGAATAACCTGATTACCGATGTAACTAACGAAGATTGGGGCGCTGTTGGTATAGGCGCAGGATATGTTCGGGGCATTAAAATTCTGCATAATGAAATTAGCGATGTGTCTTATTCGGGCATCAGCATGGGCTGGGGCTGGACGAAAACGAAAAACGCAATGGAGAACAATACCATCAGCGGCAATAAGATCCATCACTACGGAAAACACATGTATGATGTGGCCGGAATTTACACACTATCTGCTCAGCCCGGATCATTCATTACCGACAATGTAGTCGATAGCATTTACAAAGCGCCGTATGCGCATCTGCCTGATCATTGGTTTTATCTTTACACAGATGAAGGTTCTGCCTATTTTACGATCAAAAACAACTGGACGCCAACTGAAAAGTACCTTCAAAATGCCAACGGCCCAGACAATTCATGGAAAAGTAACGGGCCAAAAGTTGCCGATCATATCCAACAAAATGCAGGCTTAGAAAAGCCTTTTCAATATTTATTAAAAGAAAAAGTCAATTATTCAGAAAGAGGCGCCAATCATGCTGTAGATCAATCTGTTGTATTCGAATTGGTTTTTAAAACCGGTAATCTGCCAGGTAACAATGCCTTAAAAACTTTTGCTAAAGAAAATAACCTCCTGCCAGGTTCAATCTATAAATGGAACAACCGATTGGTAATTTATACTTCAAGTTTAAAAGTAGAGAGCTTGCAACAAACTCTAAAACGCTTAAATGCGACAGAAATTAAATTGTACGACAATCTGTTTTACGACTTTAACAGAGAAAAGAATTGTGGTGATAAACCAGTAGCAGAGTGGGATAACATCATTTTATCAGCCAATTTGGTGAAGGATGAAAAACTCCAGAAAGAATACCTGGCTTACCATAAAACACAGTTTGAAAAATGGCCAGAAATATCTAAAGGATTCTGTAAGGCAGAGTTTCAACGGTTGGCCATCTTTAAAAACGATAGACAGTTAATGCTGATCATTAGTATTCCTAAAGGAAAAAGTTTAGATGAATTGAATCCAAAAACTACTGAGAACAATCCAAAAGTAGACGAATGGAATGCCATCATGAAAAAATACCAGGAAGGAATTGAAGGAACAAAACCAGAAGAGGTTTGGGTTTTCTTTAAACCGATAGAATAG
- a CDS encoding alpha-L-rhamnosidase (product_source=KO:K05989; cath_funfam=3.40.50.740; cleavage_site_network=SignalP-noTM; ko=KO:K05989; pfam=PF17389; superfamily=48208; transmembrane_helix_parts=Inside_1_6,TMhelix_7_29,Outside_30_721) — MKNFKKLILIAIFTCSAAQLFAQKASWIWYPGDLDIYMSNVMQNRRTERGSFFPVFWKMDSHYVLVDFHKEFNLTQPEEVKLFVEGTYNVKIDGQAIAGFPKSIQIPAGKHKLSLKVYNQAHVPAIFVQGKTVVSDETWLTTFEDKEWIDASGKTSDKSGTTFVSAGSWNLTDPTKLPSQFKLPVVAQSAVKTEKVNNGVVSDFGKETFGFIKVHGLKGKGRLSIYYGESKEEALSTDKCETLDYLDIDRSQKKDSIMPLSKAFRYVNYQPEGNVSADSVSMLYEYAPVTERGSFKSSDEELNKIYDVAKYTFHLNTREFFIDGIKRDRWVWSGDAYQSYLMNYYSFFDAPTVKRTLLAQRGKDPVTAHINTIMDYSFYWFLGIYDYYKFTGDQKFVQDIYPRMQSLMTYIDGRKNKNGLLEWMPGDWIFIDWADKLSKDGEVSFEQLLYARSLETMALCAKLANDTEGIVKYDKQAKEMKNKIFELYWNQQKSALVHSRIDDKQTDNVTRYANMFGIFFDYFTPEQKLSVKKNVLLNDQIAKITTPYMRFYELEALCAMGEQSYVLKEMKNYWGGMLKLGATSFWEEYNPDKKGTEHLAMYGRPFGKSLCHAWGASPIYLLGKYYLGVQPTTPGYETYIIEPNLGGLAWMEGKVPTANGDISVYCSKKEIKISSPTGVGKLKVKSKTKPVVKGAEAKEVSKEIYEITIEKGKDYSVKYSG; from the coding sequence ATGAAAAACTTTAAAAAACTTATCCTTATTGCCATTTTCACCTGCTCGGCAGCACAGCTTTTCGCGCAAAAAGCCTCATGGATCTGGTACCCCGGTGATTTAGATATCTACATGAGCAATGTGATGCAGAACCGCAGAACCGAAAGAGGGTCTTTTTTTCCTGTCTTTTGGAAAATGGACAGTCATTATGTTTTGGTCGATTTTCACAAAGAATTTAACCTCACGCAACCCGAAGAAGTTAAACTTTTTGTAGAAGGTACTTACAACGTTAAAATCGATGGTCAGGCCATTGCCGGTTTTCCAAAAAGTATTCAAATTCCGGCAGGGAAACACAAATTGAGTTTGAAGGTGTACAACCAGGCGCATGTTCCTGCGATTTTTGTTCAGGGCAAAACTGTAGTTTCCGATGAAACCTGGCTCACTACTTTCGAGGATAAAGAATGGATCGATGCGAGTGGAAAAACCTCTGATAAATCGGGAACTACCTTTGTTTCAGCAGGCTCGTGGAATTTAACCGATCCAACTAAATTGCCATCACAGTTTAAATTGCCTGTTGTTGCGCAATCGGCTGTTAAAACAGAAAAGGTAAACAATGGTGTTGTTTCTGATTTCGGAAAAGAAACTTTTGGTTTTATAAAGGTGCATGGCTTGAAGGGGAAGGGCAGACTGAGCATTTACTACGGAGAATCGAAAGAAGAGGCCTTATCAACTGATAAATGTGAAACCTTAGATTATCTCGACATTGACCGCTCTCAGAAAAAAGATTCGATTATGCCGCTTTCAAAAGCCTTCAGATATGTAAATTATCAACCTGAGGGTAATGTATCGGCCGATTCTGTTTCCATGTTATACGAATATGCTCCAGTAACAGAAAGAGGAAGTTTTAAATCTTCGGATGAGGAGCTCAACAAAATCTACGATGTGGCCAAATATACCTTTCATTTAAATACCCGCGAGTTCTTTATCGATGGGATAAAACGCGATCGATGGGTGTGGAGCGGCGATGCCTATCAAAGTTATCTGATGAACTATTATTCGTTTTTTGATGCACCAACCGTAAAAAGAACTTTATTGGCTCAGCGTGGAAAAGATCCCGTAACTGCGCACATCAATACCATTATGGATTACTCTTTTTATTGGTTTTTAGGAATTTATGATTACTATAAATTTACCGGCGACCAGAAGTTCGTACAGGATATTTACCCACGAATGCAGTCGCTGATGACTTATATTGATGGAAGAAAGAATAAAAATGGCCTGTTAGAATGGATGCCTGGTGACTGGATTTTTATCGATTGGGCAGATAAACTGAGTAAAGATGGTGAAGTAAGTTTCGAACAGTTGTTGTATGCCAGAAGTTTAGAAACAATGGCTTTATGTGCCAAATTAGCCAATGACACAGAAGGCATTGTCAAATATGATAAACAGGCTAAAGAGATGAAAAACAAGATTTTTGAACTTTATTGGAACCAGCAAAAAAGTGCTTTGGTGCATAGCCGGATTGACGATAAACAAACGGATAATGTAACCCGTTATGCCAACATGTTCGGGATTTTCTTTGATTATTTTACGCCGGAACAAAAGTTGTCGGTTAAAAAGAATGTGCTTTTAAACGATCAGATTGCTAAAATTACTACACCATATATGCGTTTTTATGAGCTAGAAGCCTTATGTGCCATGGGCGAACAATCTTATGTATTAAAGGAAATGAAAAATTATTGGGGCGGCATGTTAAAATTGGGTGCAACCTCTTTTTGGGAGGAATACAACCCAGATAAAAAAGGAACCGAACATTTGGCGATGTACGGCCGTCCGTTTGGAAAAAGCCTTTGTCATGCCTGGGGAGCCAGCCCGATTTATTTATTGGGAAAATATTATTTGGGTGTGCAGCCCACAACACCTGGTTACGAAACCTATATTATTGAACCTAATTTGGGTGGCTTAGCATGGATGGAAGGAAAAGTACCGACAGCAAATGGTGATATATCAGTGTATTGCAGCAAAAAAGAAATCAAAATTTCTTCCCCAACAGGTGTAGGTAAACTAAAGGTAAAAAGTAAAACCAAACCAGTAGTAAAAGGTGCTGAAGCGAAAGAAGTATCGAAAGAAATTTATGAAATTACAATCGAAAAAGGCAAGGATTATAGCGTGAAGTATTCGGGTTAG
- a CDS encoding sugar phosphate isomerase/epimerase (product_source=COG1082; cath_funfam=3.20.20.150; cog=COG1082; pfam=PF01261; superfamily=51658; transmembrane_helix_parts=Inside_1_8,TMhelix_9_31,Outside_32_298) has protein sequence MEHQNRRSFIGNVALLTGALMIPNQLLLAAAKKNNYKVAVIDLMILKRQKISALPLAKEIGADGLEIDMGGLGDRETFDNKLADPKIRQEYLDKAKELNLEICSLAMTGFYAQSFAKRPTYQKMIQDCLDTAKAMNIKVVFLPLGIQGDLIKNPELREPIIERLKVAGKKAAKAGITIGIESALDAKGELQLLKDIDCKHVKSYFNFSNAIKNGRDLHQELRILGRKNIIQIHATNEDGVWLQNDPKINLNKVKATLDDMGWKGWLVAERSRDAKQPTNVKYNFSANTSYLKSVFQSK, from the coding sequence ATGGAGCATCAAAACAGAAGGTCTTTTATTGGTAATGTAGCGCTGCTAACAGGCGCTTTAATGATCCCCAATCAATTGCTTTTGGCAGCAGCGAAAAAGAACAATTATAAAGTTGCCGTGATTGATTTAATGATTTTAAAACGTCAGAAAATCAGTGCTTTGCCACTTGCTAAAGAAATCGGTGCTGATGGATTGGAAATTGACATGGGCGGCCTGGGCGATCGGGAAACATTTGACAATAAACTAGCCGATCCAAAAATCAGGCAGGAGTATCTGGATAAGGCAAAAGAATTAAATCTTGAAATCTGTTCATTGGCGATGACCGGATTTTATGCGCAATCATTTGCCAAGCGACCAACTTATCAGAAAATGATCCAGGATTGTTTAGATACTGCTAAAGCCATGAATATTAAAGTGGTATTTCTTCCATTGGGTATTCAAGGCGATTTGATTAAAAACCCAGAACTCCGCGAACCTATTATAGAGCGGTTAAAAGTTGCCGGAAAAAAGGCCGCCAAAGCGGGAATTACAATTGGAATTGAAAGTGCTTTAGATGCAAAAGGTGAATTACAACTGTTAAAAGATATTGATTGCAAGCACGTTAAAAGTTACTTCAATTTCTCGAACGCCATAAAGAATGGAAGAGATTTACATCAAGAGCTCAGAATTTTAGGCAGGAAAAACATCATTCAAATTCATGCCACCAATGAAGATGGTGTTTGGTTACAGAACGATCCGAAAATCAATCTAAACAAGGTAAAAGCAACCCTTGATGATATGGGTTGGAAAGGATGGCTGGTTGCAGAAAGAAGCCGGGATGCCAAACAGCCAACAAATGTAAAATATAATTTCAGTGCCAATACCAGCTACCTGAAATCTGTTTTCCAATCGAAATAG
- a CDS encoding DNA-binding IclR family transcriptional regulator (product_source=COG1414; cath_funfam=1.10.10.10; cog=COG1414; pfam=PF01614,PF09339; smart=SM00346; superfamily=46785,55781), protein MNEKESKYQAPALDKGLDILEYLSAQSIPLSQTEIAIGIEKTPNEIYRMLMSLESRGYILRDEVSGKYRLSLKLFYLSHRHSPIDELRKAAQFPLEELANSIRQSCHLSILYMNQVMVIIHAKSPGPIALSIEEGNLFPLPLTASGKVLLAYMPEAERSTTLKNNSIFKKYAKAQQEDFLTSLEDIQQTGSYFKNSDSVSGVTDLSVPIGNNGNNGIIACLTISMLNAINVDQAIENDVILAEAYKCVKKIEQRIGV, encoded by the coding sequence ATGAACGAAAAAGAATCGAAGTACCAAGCCCCTGCTTTGGATAAAGGACTTGATATATTGGAGTATTTATCAGCACAATCTATCCCATTGTCTCAAACTGAAATTGCTATTGGTATTGAGAAAACGCCAAACGAAATTTACAGGATGTTGATGAGTCTGGAAAGTCGTGGTTATATTTTACGTGATGAAGTTTCGGGTAAGTATAGGCTATCGTTAAAGCTTTTTTACCTCTCACACCGGCACTCGCCTATTGATGAGCTGCGTAAAGCTGCCCAGTTTCCATTAGAGGAACTGGCAAACAGTATCCGTCAATCTTGCCACTTGAGTATTTTGTACATGAACCAGGTAATGGTGATTATTCATGCGAAAAGTCCTGGGCCGATTGCGCTTTCTATTGAAGAGGGAAATTTGTTTCCTTTGCCACTAACCGCATCGGGTAAGGTTTTATTGGCTTATATGCCTGAAGCTGAGCGTAGCACAACATTAAAAAACAATTCCATTTTTAAGAAATATGCTAAAGCCCAGCAAGAAGATTTTTTGACTTCATTGGAAGATATTCAGCAAACAGGCTCTTATTTCAAAAATAGTGATTCTGTTTCTGGTGTAACCGATCTTTCGGTACCAATTGGTAATAATGGCAATAATGGAATCATCGCCTGTTTAACCATTTCGATGTTAAATGCGATAAATGTAGATCAAGCGATTGAAAATGATGTAATCCTTGCCGAGGCTTACAAATGTGTTAAAAAAATAGAACAACGGATTGGGGTTTAA